The genomic DNA ATAGTATGATTGTTTTATCTAATAGACAACATCCTTTACTTCTTCCTTCTCCAGGTTTATGGATCCCGAACCAACAACATGTGCATCATGACCGGGATGATGCAGATGATCAAAGAGGGCGGTATGAGGTCGCTGTGGCGAGGCAACGGTGTGAACATCATCAAAATCGCCCCCGAGACGGCCCTCAAGTTCATGGCGTATGAGCAGGTATGACAAGTGACTTCTTGCTGCGACTCAAATGTATAATTCTGATGGCGCTTCATGTATTAATTTCTTTCTCAATTGGTTTCTCCAGATTAAACAATTAATCGGCAGAGAAAAGGAGACTCTGTGCATCGCGGAACGATTTGTTGCAGGTTCTCTGGCCGGAGTGATCGCCCAGAGCACAATCTACCCCATGGAGGTGATTATCAGCTTAATTACATCTACTCcaaaaaaataacctttttataTAGGAGTTCTCAAGACTTACATGAAACTGACATTTTCTGTCCCCAGGTCCTGAAAACCCGTCTTGCACTGAGGACGACCGGGCAGTACTCTGGCATCTCGGACTGTGCGAAGCAGATTTTCAGGAGAGAAGGACTCAGAGCGTTCTATAAAGGCTACGTCCCCAACATGTTGGGCATCATCCCCTACGCAGGCATCGACCTGGCGGTGTACGAGGTGAGCAGTGACACGACTACGACACACACTGTTATCCTGTAAAGCCTCCGTGGGTccatttttacttttctttagcTTTAATCGtatcagtttgtattttatcaGCCTGCTAATAAACTCAAcacaaaacctttttcttaTTGTGACACAACTTCTAATCTTATTAGCTGCAGACTCACCACATTTACAGTTTTACTTTGCATAATGATTAAgtgttaatgcaaatattaAACAACTGAGTTACATAACAGAATCTGAATAACCAAATTGCATAATACTGAGaaaatatacaaatgtataGTTTGCACTTTTTTTCTAATCTTGTTCTTTTCCCTCTTCCCAGACGCTGAAGATCAACTACCTGCAGCAGTACGGCACCAACAGCTCCGACCCCGGCGTGGTCGTCCTGCTGGCCTGCGGCACCGTGTCCAGCACCTGCGGTCAGCTCGCCAGTTATCCTCTGGCTCTGGTCCGCACCCGCATGCAAGCACAAGGTGAGGCCTCTgctcctgagatattgcgtagATATTTAGTTTCACCTTAATAATACTACAGTTTTCTAGGGAAAAACGAATGAAATGGAGCGTTAAAGGAAGTAGAAGCTCCTTAAAGGACCACGcctgtttttatgtttctgtGTTAAGGGAGGGACGTTCATACCAGCAGGCGATGTCatgatttaatgaaaaaaatagtTGATCTGTCAATTGATAAACTCTAGATTAAGTCCAGAGAAACAAGGAAGCTCCTAATCTTGTCTCATTTATTTCATCATAGTAATATTTCTCACATCTAAATGTAACCTGTTTTTCTGATCTCTACAGCTGCAATGAAGGGCAGCCAGCAGGTGACGATGTCCAGTCTCTTCAGGCAGATCTTGCAGTCCGAGGGCCCGACGGGGCTCTACAGGGGCCTGGCCCCCAACTTCCTCAAAGTCATCCCCGCCGTCAGCATCAGCTACGTGGTGTACGAGCACCTGAAGACACAGCTGGGAGTGAAATCACGCTGAAATTCACCAACCTCTTATTGTCGCTTCGAAGCTTGAATGTGACAAGTGACCCTTCCCCCGTCCGTCCCCGCTCTCCCAGGGCACCATGCTAAGGGAATCCCAGGGACCTTTTGAGTCCCCTCTGGGGGTTCGTGGAGGACTGATCTCATTCTGTGAATGTCAGCTGACGAAAGACGAGACAGGACAGTGAATGTTAGAAATGGAGGATATGGACTCTGTGAGCTCAGGTTGTCGGTAGTTTGACTGCtgctatttatattttttaaaagaagttGTGTTGAGAGCTGAAACGAGACACGCGAGGAT from Sebastes fasciatus isolate fSebFas1 chromosome 6, fSebFas1.pri, whole genome shotgun sequence includes the following:
- the slc25a25a gene encoding calcium-binding mitochondrial carrier protein SCaMC-2-A, whose protein sequence is MLGLCLYVPVSNCDPVEVEYFESNGLPSELKSLFNQLSVLLPSQETETYQRWRQETLKREENNSDAQLDFQEFVHYLQDYEKDLKLVVKSLNRKNAGNVDPQEFMQSLQDLGVHISPQHAEKALKSMDKNGMITISSKDWSKYPKVEKTDNIPEIILYWKHSTIFDVGENLMVPDDFTVEEKQTGMWWRHLVAGGAAGAVSRTCTAPLDRLKVMMQVYGSRTNNMCIMTGMMQMIKEGGMRSLWRGNGVNIIKIAPETALKFMAYEQIKQLIGREKETLCIAERFVAGSLAGVIAQSTIYPMEVLKTRLALRTTGQYSGISDCAKQIFRREGLRAFYKGYVPNMLGIIPYAGIDLAVYETLKINYLQQYGTNSSDPGVVVLLACGTVSSTCGQLASYPLALVRTRMQAQAAMKGSQQVTMSSLFRQILQSEGPTGLYRGLAPNFLKVIPAVSISYVVYEHLKTQLGVKSR